One window from the genome of Maylandia zebra isolate NMK-2024a linkage group LG18, Mzebra_GT3a, whole genome shotgun sequence encodes:
- the LOC101473518 gene encoding uncharacterized protein LOC101473518 yields MSSVQYLREFINERLTAAAEEIFSEFEKTIVQYEEVIDRQRRLLDITWKPEIKLHTAGLQQQHVYKEEEFLINQQLCNEENRGEPEPLQIKHEQEDFYSSQEGQQLALKEDIDTFMVTAAYEERAHGEPGPDREQLLSHSFLIAEGQDQGGSNYVDLGSAHSANRSHSTDAEDSPTSEGQCNTHIGKKSVTCNVCGKLFKNKYKIHEHHRIHTGEKPYLCETCGKSFTQGGSLLVHMRTHSGEKPYTCNTCGERFCYLLALKKHKAVHTGENPFFCTTCGKTFTQRGSLLVHMRIHSGEKPYSCKTCGKSFTKKCTLLVHVRIHTGEKPYTCKVCGKSFTQRGGLVVHMKTHAGKKFYVNSRGARSTACDTKQSLEPLDSNWESEHQAAAATMPSVQYLREFINERLTAAAEQIFLEFEKTIVQYEEEIDRQRRLLDITWKPQIKLHTADLQQQHIFKEEEDLTNQALQLSVEQEEPELPQIKEEQEELCSSQDGEQLGLKEETDTFMVTAAEEGEHSEPDRERPLPHSCPETHTQDQEGSKKVDPGSTGNTNRRASNNAEDCPMSGSQCKTETGKKSLKCDICGKSFKKRSQIKEHYRIHTGEKPHSCKICQRGFSHRSNLVRHMRIHTKEKLHSCQTCGKTFSQNSHLLVHMRIHTGEKPYPCETCGKKFTCSTHLTAHLRTHTGEKPFHCKRCGKMFSRSSNLLEHMRTHTGEKPYLCNTCGKKFTCSSHLLVHIRTHTGEKPYICKICGKMFTRNSVLLRHMKTHTDETP; encoded by the exons ATGTCTTCAGTTCAGTATCTAAGAGAGTTTATCAACGAGCGACTAACTGCTGCTGCGGAAGAAATCTTCTCAGAGTTTGAAAAAACGATCGTCCAGTACGAGGAAGTGATCGACCGTCAGCGCAGACTGCTGGATATCACCTGGAAACCCGAGATAAAGCTGCACACAGCAG GcctccagcagcagcatgtCTATAAGGAGGAGGAATTTCTCATTAACCAGCAGCTCTGTAATGAGGAGAACCGCGGGGAACCGGAGCCTCTCCAGATCAAACATGAACAGGAGGATTTCTACAGCAGTCAGGAGGGACAGCAGCTTGCACTGAAGGAGGACATTGATACCTTTATGGTGACTGCTGCTTATGAGGAAAGAGCCCACGGTGAACCAGGACCAGACAGGGAGCAGCTCCTCTCTCACAGCTTCCTGATAGCTGAGGGTCAAGATCAGGGAGGAAGCAACTATGTAGATTTAGGATCAGCACATAGTGCAAACAGAAGTCACAGTACCGATGCAGAAGACTCTCCCACGTCAGAGGGTCAGTGTAACACTCACATAGGTAAAAAGTCGGTAACATGCAATGTTTGTGGAAAATTGTttaagaataaatacaaaatacacgAACATCACAGAATCCACACAGGCGAGAAGCCCTATCTTTGTGAAACGTGTGGGAAAAGTTTTACTCAAGGCGGTAGTCTGTTGGTTCACATGAGGACCCACTCGGGTGAGAAACCGTATACCTGTAACACCTGTGGTGAAAGATTTTGTTACTTATTAGCACTTAAAAAGCACAAGGCGGTGCACACAGGTGAAAATCCATTTTTTTGCACAACGTGCGGGAAAACGTTCACTCAAAGGGGCAGTTTGTTGGTCCACATGAGGATCCACTCAGGAGAGAAGCCGTATTCTTGCAAAACATGTGGGAAAAGTTTCACtaaaaaatgtactttattGGTGCACGTGAGAATTCACACCGGTGAGAAGCCATACACTTGCAAAGTATGTGGGAAAAGTTTTACCCAAAGAGGTGGTTTGGTAGTCCACATGAAAACTCACGCAGGGAAAAAGTTTTA TGTGAACAGCCGCGGTGCT AGATCCACAGCCTGTGATACCAAACAGTCTCTGGAGCCACTGGATTCAAACTGGGAATCAGAGCATCAAG CTGCGGCAGCAACGATGCCTTCAGTTCAGTATCTGAGAGAGTTCATCAACGAGCGactaactgctgctgctgaacaaaTATTCTTGGAGTTTGAAAAAACGATCGTCCAGTACGAGGAAGAGATCGACCGTCAGCGCAGACTGCTGGATATCACCTGGAAACCCCAAATCAAGCTGCACACAGCAG ACCTCCAACAGCAACACATTTTTAAGGAAGAGGAGGATCTCACTAATCAGGCACTCCAGCTGAGTGTGGAGCAGGAGGAACCAGAACTtccacagattaaagaggaacaggaggaactgtgcAGCAGTCAGGATGGAGAGCAGCTGGGACTGAAGGAGGAGACTGATACCTTTATGGTGACTGCTGCTGAGGAAGGAGAGCACAGTGaaccagacagagagaggccACTCCCTCACAGCTGTCCTGAAACTCACACCCAGGATCAGGAAGGAAGCAAGAAAGTAGATCCAGGATCAACTGGAAATACGAACAGAAGAGCCAGTAACAATGCTGAAGACTGTCCCATGTCAGGTAGTCAATGTAAAACTGAAACAGgtaaaaagtctttaaaatgtGATATTTGTGGAAAAAGCTTTAAGAAAAGGTCCCAAATAAAAGAGCATTACAGAATCCACACTGGTGAGAAGCCACATTCTTGTAAAATATGTCAGAGAGGTTTTTCTCATAGGAGCAATTTGGTGCGCCACATGAGAATCCACACGAAAGAGAAGTTACATTCCTGCCAGACATGTGGAAAAACCTTCAGTCAGAACAGTCATCTGCTGGTCCACATGAGAatccacacaggtgagaagccgtaTCCTTGTGAAACCTGTGGGAAAAAGTTCACATGTAGTACGCATTTGACAGCGCACTTAAGAAcgcacacaggtgagaaacccTTTCATTGTAAAAGATGTGGGAAAATGTTCTCACGAAGCAGTAATTTGCTGGAGCACATGAGaacacacacaggtgagaagccgtaTCTTTGTAACACATGCGGGAAAAAGTTCACATGTAGTAGTCATTTGTTAGTTCACATAAGaactcacacaggtgagaaaccaTATATTTGTAAAATCTGTGGGAAAATGTTCACACGTAATAGTGTTTTGTTGCGACACATGAAAACTCACACAGATGAGACCCCATAG
- the LOC143413655 gene encoding caspase-1-like has protein sequence METWTDSQGKKIYPVTQQSQSNRIALLINTETFNTSLYKCRAAKDEKVMQSLLQTLGYEVVRCGDITAKMIDKPLKEFSEHPKLALTDSVFVTLVCYGGTGTEEFELDQIFQHLNSKNCPALKDKPKIVIIHACRGVGEESVDLLDRTQFVPTDDIESLSVNSVKGPRTHNEKDFIIFHSSTTYTGSYTHETYGSAFIQHICEAVKKHCLRDDIEEIFRTVMQSFEEFPSEQMPTKERDTLTKRFYVFQIHLIDTPAVNNCTIRAPVMLSLPRHLNPYSHLASQWVT, from the exons ATGGAGACGTGGACAGACAGTCAGGGTAAAAAA ATTTACCCAGTGACTCAACAATCACAGTCAAATCGCATCGCCCTGCTGATCAACACTGAAACGTTTAATACAAGTTTATACAAATGTAGAGCTGCGAAAGATGAGAAAGTCATGCAAAGTCTACTTCAAACTCTTGGATATGAGGTAGTGAGATGTGGGGACATCACTGCAAAG ATGATCGATAAACCTCTGAAAGAATTTTCTGAACACCCAAAACTGGCCCTCACAGACAGCGTGTTTGTGACTTTGGTGTGTTATGGAGGCACGGGAACTGAGGAGTTTGAACTTGACCAAATCTTTCAGCACTTAAACTCAAAGAACTGTCCTGCACTGAAGGACAAACCAAAGATCGTCATTATTCACGCCTGCAGAGGAG tgGGGGAGGAATCGGTGGATTTACTTGATAGGACACAATTTGTGCCCACAGACGACATCGAATCTCTGTCAGTGAACTCTGTCAAAGGTCCTCGGACACACAATGAAaaggatttcatcatttttcaTTCCAGCACCACTT ACACAGGTTCATACACTCATGAAACATACGGTTCTGCCTTCATCCAACACATCTGTGAGGCTGTCAAAAAGCACTGCCTTAGAGATGACATTGAGGAAATATTCAGAACG GTCATGCAAAGCTTTGAAGAATTCCCATCTGAGCAGATGCCAACCAAAGAGAGAGACACTTTGACAAAGCGCTTCTACGTGTTTCAAA tTCACCTGATCGACACACCAGCTGTCAACAACTGTACCATCCGTGCTCCAGTTATGTTGAGTCTTCCCAGGCACCTCAACCCCTACTCACATCTTGCGTCTCAATGGGTCACATGA